A genomic region of Cannabis sativa cultivar Pink pepper isolate KNU-18-1 chromosome 1, ASM2916894v1, whole genome shotgun sequence contains the following coding sequences:
- the LOC115705501 gene encoding leucine-rich repeat receptor-like protein kinase TDR — MKLSLPYFFLTTFSYFFFLQISIVFSSSPSPNTTSHDHHQLPLQVIALLSLKSSLNKETQSNSFQDWDPSPILSKQPNLEDPLWCSWSGIKCHDKTPRITSLDLSHQNLTGTIPSEIRYLSSLTHLNLSRNSFSGPLQTAIFELTELRVLDISHNNFNSTFPPGISKLNFLRLFDAYSNSFTGPLPQDIVKLRYLEQLNFSGSYFNGSIPKSYGSFPRLKYLLLAGNLLTGSIPPQLGFLSQLEHLEIGYNQFSNGLPSELGLLSNLKYIDISNNTYISGPIAPQLGNLTKLETMLMFGNNLSGEIPASFGNLKAMKILDLSFNKLSGSIPAELSKLKELTILSLSTNKLSGEIPEGIGEFPNLDTLIIWNNSLTGKIPQKLGLSAKLTKVDLSTNSLEGPIPSNICNGNKLVKLILFSNRLVNSLPDSLGNCTSLNRLRAQNNNLTGSIPYGLLSLPNISFVDLSNNSLFGPIPEELGNAEGIEHLNVSQNPLNSTLPDNIWNSTNLKIFSAISSKLLGKIPEFVGCRSMMKIELQDNMFQGNIPWDIGHCEKLLSLNLSLNSITGIIPWEISTLPSITNVDLSHNNLTGTIPSDFGNCSTLSTFNVAFNSLTGPIPTSGVLFPNLHPSSFSGNEGLCGGVLPKPCAADDTLGASAVEVNQQRPKRTAGAIVWIMAAAFGIGLFVLVAGTRCFRANYSRRFNDDRQIGPWKLTAFQRLNFTADDVLECLSMSNKILGMGSTGTVYKAEMPGGEIIAVKKLWGKQKENIRRRRGVLAEVEVLGNVRHRNIVRLLGCCSNRECTMLLYEYMPNGNLDDLLHGKNKAQNLIADWVTRYKIALGVAQGICYLHHDCDPVIVHRDLKPSNILLDGEMEARVADFGVAKLIQTDESMSVIAGSYGYIAPEYAYTLQVDEKSDIYSYGVVLMEILSGKRSVDAEFGDGNSIVDWMRTKIKTKDGIRDVLDKNAGAACSPVREEMMQMLRIALLCTSRSPADRPSMRDVVLMLQEAKPKRKLPELTTTTTTTTHHHHHVICIGGGGDSGSDHDSIPLPQKPPAADC, encoded by the exons ATGAAACTTTCTTTACCTTATTTCTTTCTCACTACCTTCTCTTACTTCTTTTTTCTGCAAATATCAATAGTGTTTTCTTCATCACCGTCTCCTAATACCACTTCTCATGATCATCATCAGCTTCCGTTACAGGTCATTGCCCTCCTTTCTCTAAAATCATCTCTTAATAAAGAAACTCAATCAAACTCTTTCCAAGATTGGGACCCTTCTCCAATCCTCTCCAAGCAGCCTAATTTAGAAGACCCTCTTTGGTGTTCTTGGTCAGGAATCAAATGCCATGACAAGACACCAAGAATTACAAGTCTCGACCTCTCTCACCAAAATCTTACTGGCACAATACCTTCTGAAATCCGTTACTTATCGAGCTTAACCCACTTGAACTTGAGTCGAAACAGCTTCAGTGGACCTCTTCAAACGGCCATTTTTGAATTAACTGAGCTCAGAGTCCTTGACATCAGCCATAACAACTTTAACTCAACTTTCCCACCTGGGATTTCCAAGCTCAACTTCTTGCGACTCTTTGACGCTTACAGCAACAGCTTTACTGGACCCTTACCTCAAGACATTGTCAAGCTTAGGTACCTCGAACAGCTCAACTTCAGTGGAAGTTACTTCAATGGCAGCATTCCGAAGTCTTATGGGAGTTTCCCAAGATTAAAGTATCTGCTTCTAGCTGGGAATTTGTTGACAGGTTCCATACCACCTCAACTGGGCTTCTTATCGCAGCTTGAGCACTTGGAGATAGGCTACAACCAGTTCTCAAATGGGCTTCCATCAGAACTCGGATTGTTATCAAATCTCAAGTACATTGATATTTCAAATAATACATACATTTCTGGGCCAATCGCTCCTCAACTCGGCAACTTAACGAAGCTGGAAACGATGTTAATGTTCGGGAACAACCTTTCGGGAGAAATCCCAGCAAGTTTTGGTAACTTAAAAGCCATGAAGATTCTCGATTTGTCGTTTAATAAACTGTCAGGGAGTATACCAGCAGAGTTATCTAAGCTAAAAGAGCTAACGATCTTGTCGTTAAGCACTAATAAGTTAAGTGGTGAAATTCCAGAAGGAATCGGTGAGTTCCCAAACTTGGACACTTTAATTATATGGAATAATTCCTTAACTGGGAAAATCCCACAAAAGCTCGGTTTAAGCGCTAAGCTAACGAAGGTCGATTTATCCACCAACTCACTCGAGGGACCAATACCATCAAACATCTGCAATGGTAACAAGCTCGTCAAACTCATCCTCTTCTCCAACAGGTTAGTCAACTCGCTCCCTGACTCACTGGGGAATTGCACTTCCTTAAATCGGCTCAGAGCCCAGAACAACAACCTCACCGGTTCTATTCCTTACGGGCTTTTGTCTTTGCCCAATATAAGCTTCGTCGATTTGAGTAACAACAGCCTTTTCGGTCCCATACCTGAAGAACTTGGCAATGCGGAGGGAATCGAACACTTAAACGTCTCCCAAAACCCTTTGAACTCAACTCTCCCTGATAACATTTGGAATTCAACTAATTTGAAGATTTTTTCTGCTATTTCGTCCAAGCTCCTAGGCAAAATACCAGAATTTGTTGGTTGTAGAAGTATGATGAAGATCGAATTGCAAGATAATATGTTCCAAGGTAATATCCCTTGGGACATTGGTCACTGCGAGAAGCTACTTTCCTTGAATCTCAGCCTCAATTCCATCACCGGTATAATTCCCTGGGAGATTTCCACACTCCCTTCCATCACAAACGTCGATCTCTCTCACAACAATCTCACTGGAACGATTCCTTCCGATTTTGGAAATTGTAGCACCTTGTCCACCTTCAATGTCGCTTTCAACTCGTTAACCGGTCCAATTCCGACGTCCGGAGTCCTGTTCCCGAACCTCCATCCGTCGTCGTTTTCCGGCAACGAAGGACTTTGCGGCGGAGTTTTACCCAAGCCTTGCGCTGCAGACGACACTCTCGGCGCCAGCGCCGTCGAGGTCAATCAGCAGCGACCGAAGCGGACCGCCGGCGCTATCGTCTGGATAATGGCGGCGGCGTTCGGGATCGGACTGTTCGTCCTCGTTGCCGGAACCAGGTGTTTCCGCGCTAACTACAGCCGTCGATTCAACGACGACCGTCAAATCGGACCGTGGAAACTGACGGCATTTCAGCGATTGAACTTCACCGCCGATGACGTACTGGAGTGTTTGTCGATGAGTAACAAGATTCTTGGGATGGGGTCCACTGGAACAGTATACAAAGCAGAGATGCCAGGTGGCGAAATCATAGCCGTTAAGAAACTGTGGGGTAAGCAAAAGGAGAACATCAGACGGCGTAGAGGGGTACTTGCTGAGGTGGAGGTATTGGGAAACGTGAGGCATAGGAATATAGTGAGATTGTTAGGGTGTTGCAGTAACAGGGAGTGTACCATGTTGCTCTACGAGTACATGCCTAATGGTAACTTAGACGATTTGTTGCATGGGAAGAACAAGGCTCAAAATTTGATAGCCGATTGGGTCACGCGTTACAAAATCGCCTTGGGTGTGGCTCAGGGGATTTGCTATCTTCACCATGACTGTGATCCAGTCATTGTGCACCGCGATCTCAAGCCCAGTAACATCTTGTTGGACGGTGAGATGGAGGCCAGGGTCGCAGATTTCGGTGTGGCTAAGCTCATCCAGACCGACGAGTCCATGTCTGTTATCGCCGGTTCTTATGGCTACATTGCGCCAG AGTACGCTTACACTTTACAAGTGGACGAGAAGAGTGACATATACAGCTACGGCGTCGTTTTGATGGAGATACTAAGCGGGAAAAGATCAGTAGACGCAGAGTTTGGTGACGGGAACAGCATTGTGGATTGGATGAGAACAAAGATTAAGACTAAAGATGGGATAAGAGATGTGTTGGACAAGAATGCTGGGGCGGCGTGTTCGCCTGTGAGGGAAGAGATGATGCAAATGCTGAGAATTGCGCTGCTGTGCACCAGCCGCAGCCCCGCGGACCGGCCCTCGATGAGGGATGTGGTTTTGATGCTGCAAGAGGCCAAGCCCAAGAGGAAATTGCCGGAGCTCACCACAACTACAACTACTActactcatcatcatcatcatgtaATATGcattggtggtggtggtgatagTGGGAGCGATCATGATAGTATTCCTTTGCCACAAAAACCACCCGCGGCCGATTGTTAA